DNA sequence from the Glycine soja cultivar W05 chromosome 18, ASM419377v2, whole genome shotgun sequence genome:
taatatagttttcttaggttttgtagttggtagaaatggggtccaagtggaccctgagaaaatcaaggccatccaagaatggcccaccccaaaaagtgtgggagatattaggagcttccatgggttagcaagcttctatagaaggttcgttcctaatttctctacaatcgcatcacctctcaatgagctggtgaagaagaatgtggcatttacctggggtgaaaaacaagagcaagcctttgctttgctcaaagaaaagcttactaaggcacctgttctagctcttcctgacttttctaaaacttttgagctagaatgtgatgcctctggagtgggagttggagctgtattgttacaaggtgggcaccctattgcttattttagtgaaaaaattcatagtgccacccttaactaccccacctatgataaagagatttatgccttaataagagccctccaaacttgggaacattaccttgtttccaaggaatttgtcattcatagtgatcatcaatcacttaagtacattagagggcaaagcaagttaaacaagaggcatgcaaaatgggtaaagtacctagagcaatttccatatgttatcaaatacaaaaagggaaaaacaaatgtggtagctgatgccctctctaggagacacacattgttttgctccctaggaactcaaattttaggatttgataatattagggacttatatgctttagatgaacatttctttcCCATTTACAAGAGTtatgggaaaaaggcccaagatggattctatttggctgagggtatttgttcaaagagggaaagctttgcataccccaaggatccattaggaaattacttgtgaaagagagccatgagggtgggctcatgagccactttgggatagacaagacccttgtcttactcaaacaaaagttttattggccccatatgaagaaagatgtccataagtattgcactaggtgtgtggcttgtttacaagccaagtctagggtgatacctcatgggctatacacaccttCACCCATCccctctgcaccttgggtagacattagtatggactttgtccttagGCTTCCttgaacccaaagaggtgtagactctatctttgtggtggtggataggtttagcaagatggcaaaCTTTATACCatgttgttggacaagtggcctcagatatcttaagaagggggggctgaattaagatattacaaattatttccccaattaaaaattctatttaactttctattcaagttataaattcccttaataatgaatttcttaaatattgattcaaatagaaaaatttgaatatgaatataaaacaataataaataaaggagtttaagggaagagaaagtgcaaactcagatttatactggttcggccacacccttgtgcctacgtccagtccccaagcaacccgcttgagagttccactatcttgtaaattccttttacaagttctaaacactcaaggacaatccttcctttgtgtttagaattctttcacaacaagagaccctcggtctcttaatcccttttcagaatgaagaagaagaaaagaagaaatctctcttgaaagagatcgATTGAaaaatttgagcactcaaataattccttattgaatcacaagtgttttggccaagcaatttgtaagaggataaaacgattttactttttaagaggataagacctttttgttctgaaaaactcttgtcaaattcgtgtctcaagtcacatatatataggcctttgatagaAATTTAAGAACCacacaaaaagatgtgactgttgagaatgttttctgaaaatctcctctggtaatcgattacagtatgtgtgtaatcgattacaagctttaaaatttgaattaaaaacgttcagaaactgctggtaatcgattaccatatatgtgtaatcgattacacagtgcaaattttgaattcaaattttaataactgttgtaaatcagttttggccactggtaatcgattacatcctctggtaatcgattaccagagagtaaatttgttgaaaaagactttttaacttaaaattcttggccaaaccttttgctacttcaattggaattcccttcctatttaatataccctttctaagactctagagactgtcttgatcatccatcttgaatatctttaattcctttgtcttgaataaagctttgagatgcatgtgaaaactttggcatcatcaaaacattcagcttgatcctttgtctacacatgtcacaaggtggatgatgcttcccacatctcaaaactcttttacagggaagttgtgagactccatggtttgcctaggaccattgtgtcagatagagatgctaagttcatTAGCCACTTctagaaaaccttatgggctaagctaggaactaaacttcttttctctaccacttgtcatccacaaactgatgggcaaacagagttagtgaataggtctttatccacccttttaaaggctcttctgaaaggcaaccataagtcttgggatgagtatcttcctcatgtagaatttgcctacaataagggggttcatagaaccaccaagcggtccccttttgaggttgtctatgggttcaatcccctaacactgTTAGaactcattcccctcccactggacacttattttatacataaagatggggaatctaggtcagggtttgtaaagaagttgcatgagagggttaagaaccaaatagagaaccaaacaaaggtgtattcaactaaaggcaatagaggaacaaaagagctagttcttaatgacggtgactgggtttggctccatcttaggaaggatagattccctactaaaaggaaatccatgcttagccctagaggggatggactttttcaggttttggagaggatcaataacaatgcctataggttggacctcccataAGAGTAtagagtcagcaccacttttaacgtttctgatttaattcattttgcaggtggagctgatattgaggtgGGCGAACTaatagatttgaggtcaaatcctcttcaaggggaaggggatgatgcaatctttcctaggaagggaccagttactagagccatgagcaagaggctccaagaggattgggctagagatgctgaagaaggccctagggttctcatgaacctcagggtagattgatgagcccatgggccaaggttgggtccaattatctttgtacatattagactaggatgtcattatatttggtccttgtatttagggctccataatgtaggtagtgtaccctagaaatataggatttttcagcccttgtattttagggcacctagactagtttttgtattaagggtagttttgtaatttcacatgtactaagtgaatatttgatctgtgtggttggaaataaaattaattgaattggtagaagcccaatccaattaaattttagagggggatgtgagcatttgcttactacaccccattgccacatcatatagtcacactttgtgcatgtccttcatgttgtacatgccttatgacacctaagcacacttaatagagaatcttggaattgatctttgATTAGTGGGCTGgcccataactaaaattcactaatcataattagtgaaattttggctccaaagtttggctccacaaattcaatttcaaattcaagtgaaatttgaattgaaattcaaatttccctccaattttgtgcgacacttaggctataaatagaggtcatttGTGCGCatcttttcaactttgatcatttgaaaattaaacttcaaattttagagctcttttagagcacaaaattccgtgttcttctcttcctctcccttcattcatctccttcttccaccaagctcttatccatggcctcctatggtggtgagcttcttctagactcatcttctccttgaagtggcatctcctctctctcttccttctacattccgctgccattcatcttccaagaaacaaaggaatccattgatgaaggaAATCCTATGCcttcaagctccaatggagcttacatcaatacTAATGTCTACACAAGGTGCatatgggatgggtaagggtttgtatagcccatgaggcatcaccctagacttggcttgtaaacaagccacacacctagtgcaatgcttatggacgtctttcttcatatggggccaataaaacttttctttgagtaagacaagggtcttatctatcccaaagtggcccgtgagcccaccctcatggctctctttcacaagtaatttcctaatggatcatTGGGGTATGCAAAACTTTCCCTATATGAACAAATACCcatcagccaaatagaatccatcttgggcctttttcccataactctcgtaaatgggagagaaatattcatctaaagcatacaagtccctaatgttatcaaatcctaaaatttgagctcctagggagaaaaacaatgtgtgtctcctagagagggcatcaactaccacatttgtttttccctttttgtatttgataacatatggaaattgctctaggtactctacccatttttcatgccttttgtttaacttgctttgccctctaatgtacttaagtaattgatgatcactatgaatgacaaattccttggaaacaaggtaatgttcccaagtttggagggctcttattaaggcataaagctctttatcataggtggggtagttgagtgGCACTTAGAATGATGTCTCCTTTTAGTCGGCTATCTTTAGTATCTAATCGACTTTATCGGGTTTCATGAGTTTTTGCTTTCGCAAATAGTTGACTATATGGTGATATAATCGAGTATCTGTTGATCAGGAAACCCAGGTGATGTGAAGAACAATTTAGTCAACTATCTTTATGGCATAATGGAGTATTTTGGTTTTGAggctataaaaataaattttcaaaaaaattcatgAGTGACACTTTTTGTCTCATATTTTATACTGTGATTTTCGTACATAGACTCTCTGAACCTTTGAATGTCATCACTACTTTGATCCTTGCTTGGAAACAACCTTTTCAATGAGTGCAAATGGATCTTTAAAGAATCATAAAGGGAAGTTGATACTACAAAGGATATGTTTTCAAACTTTCACATTCTCCACATACCAAGTGAAATTGTTCCTTGATCTgtgtttctaatttttattttcattgagtAGGTTTCTCAATGGTGTGCATGCAGTGGTTTATTACATGTAGGTTTAGATCTTGATAGGTTTTCAAGATTTTAGGCATTTGTGGTGTGCATTTGCATGCGAGTTTGATTGTAATTCAAAGATTATAGTGGAAAGATCCTAGTGGGTTACTAAGGATCAACTAGATGTAGATTTCCTAAAAATTGAACGAGTATAAATCTATGTGTGCATTCTTTCTCTTATCCCTTCAACACTTTATTACTTATTGGTTAAGGTTCTTAGCACTTGGTTGTTGATATTTTCTTAGTATCTTAGTTTAAACCATGATCGGTGTTAAGGGAAAACATAAGGGTGTTTATAACACATATCTTACTCTCTTGGATTaattggattaaaggaaaaggtTTTGCAAAAAACTTTGATTTGGgtctaaaattgttttaaaaccaATTCACTCCCATTTTGGTTTGTAGTTTCATGCGCCATTATTTCTAACAAAGGAGACAACAACTAATTGTCTAACCGAAAATGATTTCAacagaaaaacagaaaataattatagttaCAACACAACCTATATTAATGAATCACTAGACTGGATGCTCCACCAGATTACAGATTTTGGTAGAAGATGATAACAACAAGGGCAAGGCCAACGAGGTTGAATTTtggtattctaaaaaaaatgatggtaCATATGGAAATATTAATGCAACACGGTTAAAGGCAATAATCCACAATAAGTCACATTGTCAACTAATGCTAAAAGAATTCgtccattttttatattaaatgaattatcACTCATCCTATTAAAGACTCacatttattatcaaattaaattacacGTCTTCAACACATTGCTTGACTGTCCCGGACTACAATGCATTTCTTAGTTGAACACGTATTTTGAAACGGACAATGAACCTTAAGTGTAGTTAAGCTCTATATTAAGGGTTAGTCTCATAATTGGtctaaaaaactaaaacttatGAAAATACCTCAGGATCCCACTGAAGAACCAAAGTCCCTAATTATAGTGCTAATAATAGTGGTTATTCCACTATCTACTATCCTACTATACCAGTTATGGGGTCAAATGCTCTGCATCAGTATTGAGGAATTGATAATGATGCTACAACTCTCATTGACCATATTAGCCCAGAAAGGGAGCTTGGACTAGCCTAGCCTGAGTCTAAAGGGTGAAGGTTCCATCTCATGGGGTTAAACTGCTGGTATATTGATGGAAAATTTAATGGGAGCTTAAATTGTGACCAGTCCTGATATCAATTGGTGGGAGGTATTGGTTTGATTGAGTTTGGGATATTGTTGAAAATCAAACTATTGTTCTTATGGAATTAGAGGTCATTTTGCTTTGTTAATAGGGCAGAAACATTTATCAAGCTGGAGGGGTAGACAAGTGAATGTGCAACGGGATGGGTTGAGGTTGAGTATATTTTGGATTCTATATCCAAATGATGCAAAGCCCCAAGCTGTTCACTCAACAGAGGCAATGGAGCCTCATAGGGGGGCACATCAGGTTTGACTGAGTTATATCCGAATGCCATGGTACACAGTCCTTGAAGCTCTGAACTCAGATGGAGCTTCATAAGGGGCCACATCATGCTTAGTCAAGACATATCTGGACGATACACTAATCAAAtggttttttttcctaaaataccAGAGAATGGAGTTCTTGCTCATAGTAATGCTACCACGAATAAGAATCCAAGGAATGTAATTAGAAACCTTGAAACAAACACCCCCTTAGATCTTGGGAAAAAACTGTAACAAATGAATGAAATTAGAAACCAAGGAATGTCGATTTTTCCTTGATTACTAATATCAGcctcttttaaataaaatttgattgcaTCATACAAAGAAGGATTGGTGTAACAGAGAAGTGCAAGAAGGAAAGCTTTTAGAACCAAATTGTCATACAAGGATGTGAGAAAATGGGCTTGAAAGTAGAGTCTGTGGCTATAAATTCCTCAGCAGATCGCTTGAAAAAGAAGTGGTTAGGAGTGATTGCTGCAGCAAGTTGGAGGACTAAGGTAACAAAGAAACTCCAAATTCAATACAAGGTAACCATCTCAGCATGTGGCTCTCTCAACACTCGTCCTCTAATGATTTCTACTGGACTAGTATGCTACGAAGACATAATTTGcaccaacaaaataattaactagAAAGTAAAAGTTTCCAGTGCAAACCTCCTATCATTTATGCTAAAACACAGTGCATGATCCCATCTTTGCCATCAGTCTGTGACAACTAAGAATCCAACGAGCCTGAAGGTGTTTTGGGCCCTAAGGTTATGGGCCCATCTGAATCTGTCACAAAGGTCTATGTTAGAAGAAAAGTGGTGCTGGCTAGTAGGGGACAGGCCCAATATCCTAAGAGTCCAACTGTGAACTCAGTTATGGGCTTACAATCTGTTCGCATACCTTCAGATCAAGAAGAGGAATTGGAAAGGCAATATGCCCTGGTTAAAGACCTGGGATTGACCCATGGGGGTGCTGCTTCGAAGGTCCAGCAGTTCATGAAGGACATGGACACCAGAGATAACAAAATGGCAGTTGAGATGGGCATTAAAAAGCAGCAGTTATGATCATCCTTTCTTATAATTCAAGAGGTTTGGGGATAAAGTAAATTTCTGGAAAGACAAATGGCTAGGGGAGGATTATACTCTCCAACAGAAATACAACCAGCTCTTTCTCATCAATGAACAACAAGCTGATCTCATTTTAATGATGGGGAATTTTGACCAGGACAGGTGGAGGTGGAACTTCAAGTGGCGAAGGAATCTGTTTGATTATGAGAGTGATCAAGCTGTGAATTTTATGGAGGAGATCAATTCCATACACATTCAGAGATATGTTAAAGATGTCATGTTATGGAAAGTTGACCCTAGTGGGGTGTATACCACTAAGTCTGCTTATAAATTACTGATAACACCTTCTACACCAGCCTCGGATAGGAGAACATCACAATTACTATGGAATATGAAAATTCCTCCAAAAGATGTAGTTTTCACTTGGAAGCTTTTAAGAGACAGACTCCCCACTAGAGCTAATCTCTCAAGGAGAGGGGTGATCATTCAAGATATTGCTTGTCCTTTATGTGGTGATGAATAAGAGGAGGTGGGGCATCTATTTTTCAATTGCAAGAAGATAGTAGGGCTATGGTGGGAGTCCATGAGCTGGATTCAGGCTATGGGACCTCTCCTAGCTTCTCCAGTGGACCATTTTCTTCAGTTTTGTGATGGTTTTGGAGCAGAGAAAAATCATAGTACTTGTTGTGGATGGTGGGTTGCTTTGACAAGTACTATATGGAAGCATAGGAACTTCCTCATTTTCCAGGACAAACCTTTCGAGCCGCAGAAGGTCATGGAAGATGCTATGTTCTCAATTTGGTCTTGGTTAAAGGCTAGACAAAAAGgctacaacatcagttttaaccATTGGTCTTCCAACATCTCGAAATCCTTTGGTTAACCTGTATGGGATAACCTTTTTAGTTGGGATAGCTTGGGATTTTTGGAGGGCAGCACCACTGGTGCCTTGTATTTCCTATATCCAGTACCACTTGTACTGTTTTtgcatatattaatatatatctatttttgccttccaaaaaaaaactaagaataTAGTCAGATTTCAACTCATGAAAGCAGACAAGAAGAGACCTATCTTTAAATAGGCCAATGGACCTCTAAACAACCTAAGTTAGGCATATGAGCCAATAGGCTAAAGCATGTAAATAGGTCAGTAGTGCATGAAACACTTTTGAAAAACATGTGGACCTGTTAACAGTGGCAATAATCCAAAAAGCttaaaatacaaatgaaaaGGGAGTCAAATGTAAAGGCAACAAAAGTGACATTTACAGCCAGGAAAATATGAATGATAATACTTGATAAAAGGGACTGTCTATGTTTTGATAACCATAGGAAAATAAGAATGATAGCACTTGATTGATCCAAGAAAACCTAAAAACAAAATGTTGTACTGAAGTGGAGAAGTTGTGATGATGTTTATGTAGAACAACAGAAAGGCGGATAAAGGTAGAGTTATGCTACAAGCCTAGAACAACAGATGAACAGAAAGGCAGTGCCATATGGAAGGTACAATTGTTGCCACGGTTCAGTGGCTGTAACTGTCAAGAAAATCTGTGGCACATTCTAGCATTATTGGAGTTCTATACTTTCGTCATTGTGATGCTAATTCCTTACAACTACAGTACTATTTCTAATGAGCCATATGACAGTGCAACTTCCACTTCCTagatgtaaagaaaaaaaataatctacaagCCTAGTAAAAGGGAAAATCATTTCGAAGAGCCCAAAAGCTTATCTTTCAAAGAACCATCTATTGGGTAAGGCTGGCATTTGGCAATATATCGTGTCATTACTCAGATTATAAAATTCACAATTTGTAAAACTAATCTTTTGGTCTCTGCCAATAAATTCTATGAATCTTGAAGGCTTATTTACAGGGCTAATTATTGCTAAACTATGTTCTATTTCTTGTTtgctaattttacaaaaatcttCTACCAGCATTATGACTAAGCCTACCAACGAAAGCAAAATGTAATGGAGTTATTGAAGGAAACAGGACTGAGAAATATATACTTACGAATACAATTCCGTGATTTGGATGGGCTCATTTCTGTTGATATTTCCCATATCTATTCCACATCCTAAATTGCATATCTAAACATTTatggttaatgttttctttctttcaattttgGATTTGGCCGACATCATGTGCCTCTAATAGATTGCCATCACTCATTAGCTATCATTATATCAATCaagagtaaattacactaaTTGTCACTGAAATTCCCCCTGATATCCCTGTTTTTTCTACTCCTACACTAACCCTATTAATTGTTTGCAAAACATGACACTAATATCCTTGTACATTACACTATACcattaattgattgaaaatcattACACCATGTACCCCTGTAAGAAAGCAGCTGTAAACGTTAAAAAAGCAAGGGTTTTGTGCAATATCAAAAACTTTTAAGGGGAGTTAGTgcaatttaatcttatataaaatgtaaacaattttaattcaaaacaaaagacgCGTGATTTCACAGACAAATTGTTCCAATGAATCAGAACACCTTGCCACTTTCCTGGCTTGAACTCTTTTAAGTCAATTTATGAGAACACACTCATTGATTGTGCAGGTATTGTTATTTTAGTATTTAGAAACTTAATGAGAGAAATGACAGTCAACAGTTACAAAGTAGGAAACATATCATAACAGGGGAGTCCATGTCCACCTCAAATGCAATAAACAATGAAACTATAACTTAGATTGAACAACACACGATGGTGGCCTCTGTGTTCTGCTGGCAGGAACGACGACGTGCGATTAAATTAGGGGTCTTTGGTCTGGTCATTTGACAGATAGTATAGATTAgggtttatagtttttaaaatgttaatatatatatatatatatatatatgtgtgtatatatatatatatataactattaatttaatcaaGGGACGAAATTAAGGTTTAAGGATGAGAACCTGCAGAAAATCACGGTGCTGCGTGTGACTTAGCGAGTTAGGGTGTTGCAACTGGAGGATATTAATCAAGATTGAGGACCAGAGAGAGCTCAGAGCTGTTCCAATGTTGTTGAAGACAAGatatttagaaattttttgttttaatttagatcattaaaattcaaaaaggggtaaaaaataatagaaaaaacattGTGGCAAATTATAGCCGCCAATAAATGCTAAGACCAAATAAACCACAACTGTATGCTTTGTGACATTTATAGccaatgtattttaatttttaaaccgcGGCAATGTATATATTGTGTTGGGATAAAACACAACAATCCATTTTATCCCACAAAATTATGGTCATAccataaaaaaaacagaaacaacTATTTATCACTTTATCTTTATcatgaaaatttaattgatttttttcaccatcaatctaatccaaacacactagtAAGTTGAATTCCATTAAATAAGAAGAGATTGAATTCACATATTTAGTTACAACAGTACTATTGTATATTTcaaggtgtgtgtgtgtgtctgtgtgtgtaaAATAGGTTATTAACTAGTTGTTATAGTTACAACAGTACTATTGTATATTTCAAGGTGCGTTCTTGTAATGTAATAAACCTACAAATACTTAAATTAATCCCCGTTAGAATCAGCTTATTTTCAATACATAAGCGCAAAATATCAAATACTAGTATATCTATACATGAGTTTCtataatgactattttttaaattaacgtCTTGAgactttataataattaaaacaaacaaaatgaaactaataaaaagaaaaacacaaggaGGCCGATCGAGAGAGGTAGTAGGTGCTAGCCAAGAAAGAGACTAGCAATTAGCAGAATGGGGTCTTATTAGGAGACATAATAACACAGGAGAGGGCTGAGGAGATGGGTGAGGATCAATAGGAGACAGAATCTGAAACAGAGGAATGTTTAGAAGGGCATTCATCCCTTACTCCCTTTCAAATGCTACGGATTTTATTTCCTCCAAACTAGACAAAAAACGTAATGAATACCCCCAGTGAGTCACTGTTGGTCCACCACAACGACCTAAAGGGAGTTAATGAATAACAAGGGTTTTTAAAGTTTTATGTTGgaattagatttttaattttttatgctaaCTATGATTCTAAATTTTGGGGAACTATTCAAGATTAGGAATTTTATGTTATTCCTGGAGTGGATATTACTGTCCtacttttctctattta
Encoded proteins:
- the LOC114397115 gene encoding uncharacterized protein LOC114397115, producing the protein MGNFDQDRWRWNFKWRRNLFDYESDQAVNFMEEINSIHIQRYVKDVMLWKVDPSGVYTTKSAYKLLITPSTPASDRRTSQLLWNMKIPPKDVVFTWKLLRDRLPTRANLSRRGVIIQDIACPLCGDE